The DNA sequence AAAATCTTGAAGAGATAAAACTATAGTCCCCTgacatttgaattttgatatgCTCTACTAGGCCATTGGTCCATCACTTACTCAGTAGAGTGTTTGTTGCATTGTTCATACACTCAAAACTCCACACACCATCTCCAAACCCCGCCACTGCaacttcttttctctctatttaGGTAAAATTGCATACTATACCTGTttcccaattatatattatttatgatattattatcttttctttaaaaaaataaaaaaattggagagATATGGCCTGAAATTTGAGTATTGGTCtaatgcattttcttttttctttttgttgagTGCCCTTTTCCTTTCAGAATGATTTCCCTTTCTGGGTGAAGTGATGGGTTATAGcatcttttttgttgtttggtaGCAATTTTCTGAGGTGGGGTTTTGCCAGAATCAgtcaacattttttttaaaaaaagcaaGTTTTGAAGTTCTTAGTGACCTTATTTTCTTGTggtttttgtgatttgtgcAACTTTGagtgtttgataattttgggTTTGATTGCATTTATGTTTGTGAATTCTTGAAATGGACTTCATTTGTGAAAAGAGGTGCAAGTCATCCCTGCTTGGATGGTTCTTCTTTTTGCTGAGTTTTCTGGTCTGTTTGTTTTATCTTGTGTTTTGAAGTGAAGTGCAATTGACGGAGGGTAATATGTTCAAGAATTTGATAGATATCATGAGTAACAGTTTCAAGTCCTCGGTTCCTTTTGTAGCTTTATAGCTCATGCATGCAATCAGGGGTGGCTGGGTTGGACAAGCATTTGCCTTTGCCAGTAGCAATGATTCAGGGGGAAAGAAGTCGAGGATTAGACGTTCAAAAGAAGAGAGGAAGGTTATGGTTGAATCTTTCATAAACAAgtaaattctcttctttgtttttctctaaAGTTTGGAAAATCTGTCTGACCCCTATTGCTGTCATAGTAAAATATTGCATCTATGGAGACCGCATTTCAATTTATAAGCGCTGCTCTACCGCTGTCCTTGGACCAGTTTAACGTatggataaatattttagagcTGTGTCGATGATGTTGTTTGCGTATTACATGTACCCCATAAGGATCTTAATTATGACTGTAAATGCCGCTCTTGTTGGTACTAGAATTCCACAAACCATAACATAGAAGTCTTCAGAATCGAACCAATGCAATTatgtatttcaaattcttgacGTAAATCTAAATGCTTCAAATAAACCAAGGAACACTGCACCTAAAATCCCAAAATGGCTTATGATAACTAACATATATTCAACCTAAGGGAATTGAATTTCCACTGTTTGTCATTGTCGATATCATCTTTTTCCGTTATGGTTACCAATGGAAGGGGAAATTTATATGCTAATATCAAGCCTCATGGAGGTAAATGCAGTTGGACATATCAATGTGGAGATGTTTATTGATTGGACAAACGTCATGGGAGgttcatatttttgtttgtctcGTGCACTATAGCTAAACCTTTTCGCTTTCACTCCTTACAGATATCAGAAGTCGAACGATGGGAATTTTCCATCTCTAAATCTTACACACAAGGAAGTTGGTGGTTCTTTCTACACAGTGCGTGAGATTGTTAGGGAgattattcaagaaaatagagTGTTAGCGCTACCTAAAGTGTTCTTAGAAGAACATAACCATTCTGGATTTCCGGAACAACGCCCTCTAGAATCCGTTTCTGTGGAGCCTCAAAATGATCTGTCAGTATCTGATAAGCTTCATATTGCGACTGCTATTGTGCCTGGAATTACCAGTGAACAATTCAGTTCTGCTCCTGGCTTGCAGTTCCTTGGACGGGATGTCAGGGAATTGCATCATGAACAAGTCGTTAATGGACTAAGCACGGCTGAGACAGGCAAAGAATCTGAAAGAGCAAGTCATCCTGTGCCTCAATCGAAGTGTGATGagtttgaaattgagaaaattgtaaatgGTGGTGAAGGGCTTGAAGGAAATATTGAGTCTGATAAACTGCTCATAACGAATTCCGCTCCCATCTATCATCAAGACAATAAAAATGAGAGTGCACTTCAATCTAGCCAAAAAACTTATGCAGTTTGGAGTCGGAGGAGTACTGATGAGCAGTATCTGAACACTAATGATCGGATGGTTGATAAAACCAAAGAATCCAGGCTGCAAACTTATACAGAGTCGGTAGACATGGAAATGCTGGATGCAGAGAGAGATGGAGTCAAAGAGTTAGAAGTATTGCAACAGGTAACATCTCATATGAGCACGAACTTTGTGGTGGAGACGTTTCCATTAAGGCCTGTTTCTAGGACAATTCTCGACTTGGATGGAGACTCAGGTAAATGTAGAGGGTCTGGAACTTTGGAAGACAGGGCAaataaacacaacaaaacgACGTTTTCTAAGAGCAATTCTGGTTTGGTAAATGAGAAGGATGAAGAAAGGCTTCTTGATTCAACATTGGAATTGAAGGACAAATACAGGGACAAGAAATCATTTGAGAATTCAAAACTTTCACCAACCTTTAGCACCACCGTCCTTGACGCTGGCAATGTCAAGGACCCTGAATCGGAGATCTCCTTGTCTGACGAAATTAAggtaattttttcatctgAAAAGCAAAAGGGAAAAGACATTTCATGTATGTTTACATGTCTCGGTTATGTGCTGCCGTCATTTTCTCAAAATCCGAGTGTTTtaaatacttaatattttttctagggAGAAGGCCAGTAGGTTCATTGAAATGTAATGAATATTATTCAACAGTTTTTAGATTCACTCAGATTATGACTTTAGGTTCAATCTTGTGTATCTAAACTTATATTCAACTTCAGCTGCAGCAGTTGGTGACGTTATAGTTAAATGGAACATCGACATACTTGGATATAGTAGTCTGGTCTTATTTCGAAAATATCGAGCTCTTCCTTAACAAGGACGAACAAGAAAAGCTTGATGAACGAAGTGTCTTGCTTCTTAAACATTCATCGTCCCTAAATCCAAGATTGAACGATCGCCATTGTTCTATAACAGTACTCTTTCAggattagttcaaattttttctcGGAATAGTTTCTACATGAAATCACATGCGATGCACTTTAGTCCAATTCGCCTTGTATGATCAAATGCCGACTTCTGTAAACACTTAGCTGctgaaaattgtatttcttaATCCatcataatcatttttttcccctGCAGTCTGCTGAAAGATTGATCTCCGAGGACTCTAACTTGGTGAGCACAAAATCTAGCAGCCCAGACGAGACAGGTCTAAAGAAACGGAGCAATCCGGTACTGGACAGACTCAATCTGTAAGTCTCAGATTCCTCATCCATTGTTTTCCCTGCATATTTAGGCTCTAGCCACCTCTGATCAAATCCCATTTTATGCATTTGTTGACAGTGAAACTTCAGAAGACGCAACAAAGAAATCCGCTACACCGGAAAGCAATCCTCTTCTGACATTCGTTAAGGCGTTCATCTCTGCTTTCATCAAGCTCTGGACTGAATAACGTTTCTGCTTTTGCCCTACCGACATTTAGATGTGAGAATAGGTTAGGCATCTTAGCTCGTTCCGGTTGGCATTTTTCGCTTTAATACAAAGTTTTTGATCGAAGAACGGGTTCAGCGTTGCCGTTGATGGCCATGTCCACTTTGAATTATACGCATCGATGTGATATTATACTGAGACTGATGAAGGCCAATGAACCAAAGATGACCATATGGGGAAGCTCTCCTTTCAGATTATATGCCCCTACCTATCCTATCCAGAATGTTTCCATTCAAAACTTCTTGAAATCCTAATCTTGGGCGTAACTTTTCTTCCCGGATTTATTTTGGTTCGAGAAGTTTTCAATGAAATTTCGATTCCACACTCATAATACATTTTCTCCACGTAAATAATTTCACTATACGAATCCATATACGAATTTGAGAAAGATGAGAATTGATTTCTCTTCATTTCTGCtgaattttggctaattttccTTCAATTCAACTGTCTTAAGCCTCTCTTGTGCATTGATGTCTAAGGCCGCCAAACACGAccattttttgttgaaatccCTCctcattttccctccaaatcGGGCCCTATCGATAAATTTCACATTCAACTAACGGAGTGAAGACGTACGAGGTATTACTAAAAACTTACGGACCTATCGGGACCTATCggtaaattactaaaaatgataaaatttacaaacatTACGGACCAAAATCGATAAAATTAGAACATAGagtaccaaaattaatttagcgTCGTAATTAgggaatgaaaaataaaagggataattaacTCCCCtcctttgaaatttattgtaattacacATTACATATAAACACTCTgtagtttggaaaattacatctagcacccctgaGATTGCttctatttaacaaataagttccttcgttactcaaaattaatcgaatttgctgatattaacaaaaaaaactgaatgaaaattaatatgtactctcgattgacttattgcaggtaaaaaaattttttCCGCTAAACTACGGTAAAGATATACATCCTCACATGCACTAACGAGTGAAGACGTACGAGGTATTTTgagcataaaaatatttatttgacctataataaaataataataagtcaatcgatgataaatacaatttttttttaatttttgttaatatcagcaaattcggtaaattttgactaatgtatagatttatttgttagacaaaagcaaaccTTAGaggtgctaaatataatttttcaaacgatAGGAGgattacgtgtaattacatggaaagaaagtgtaattatcccaaaatgaAATGATCCGTGGCAAAAATAAAGGTGATAGTTAAGATGGTGAAACCAAGTGCAAGTTGTCTGCTGAAATCAACAAATCAGGAGAGCAATAGAATTAGGGGCAGGAACAAACATTTGTTGGAACAATCATTGCACATGATTCCATGTAAAACTGGATCTGGATGTATCTGCTTCACGTTCACGGTTCACCATGCATGCTTAAATTAGTCGCTATTTACATTTAAgtcctttaaaaaaatgagaaattatatttacacctcatttcaaaattctccatttacaactatattattttttttatataaattttttattttactcctCGTTCAACAGTAtgaattagtgacaaaaaataatatttttgtatatgcaAAGTCAGTGtcgagagaaaaaaaatcaataactaTGATAATCTTTGAAGCGACAACAAATCTAAGTTTTGTATACATTAGTGTGccttttgtatatattaagatCACTTGGaaaatttatctccttatttAATTGTGGGTtgattttatagaattataatatattaaaatgtataattaattatgtattatgaagttaattaattgagtTCTTGGGCCCATGTGCTTGATTCATATCTCTGGTTATCATACAGTTAATATTTGTGCTATGAGCCTTGACAGtcatattgtattttaaattattaatgatattttagcCTAGTAGTTAAAGTTAAGATTGAAATCTCGTAAATAAGTTTGAGGTCATGAGTTTGAGTTCCACTGAACATGTGAATATTTGTCTCACATTTATGTGAAGTAACGCAGtttatttatcattactaGTCATATTCATGTATtggttgaattaaaatattaatttttctagatGAAGATACTGCAATTTATTAACcatcattaatgaaaaaataataattaacccaaaaaatgCTAATGCTTAATACAtaatagattttttaaaa is a window from the Sesamum indicum cultivar Zhongzhi No. 13 unplaced genomic scaffold, S_indicum_v1.0 scaffold00434, whole genome shotgun sequence genome containing:
- the LOC105180232 gene encoding uncharacterized protein LOC105180232, which translates into the protein MHAIRGGWVGQAFAFASSNDSGGKKSRIRRSKEERKVMVESFINKYQKSNDGNFPSLNLTHKEVGGSFYTVREIVREIIQENRVLALPKVFLEEHNHSGFPEQRPLESVSVEPQNDLSVSDKLHIATAIVPGITSEQFSSAPGLQFLGRDVRELHHEQVVNGLSTAETGKESERASHPVPQSKCDEFEIEKIVNGGEGLEGNIESDKLLITNSAPIYHQDNKNESALQSSQKTYAVWSRRSTDEQYLNTNDRMVDKTKESRLQTYTESVDMEMLDAERDGVKELEVLQQVTSHMSTNFVVETFPLRPVSRTILDLDGDSGKCRGSGTLEDRANKHNKTTFSKSNSGLVNEKDEERLLDSTLELKDKYRDKKSFENSKLSPTFSTTVLDAGNVKDPESEISLSDEIKSAERLISEDSNLVSTKSSSPDETGLKKRSNPVLDRLNLETSEDATKKSATPESNPLLTFVKAFISAFIKLWTE